The Camelus bactrianus isolate YW-2024 breed Bactrian camel chromosome 13, ASM4877302v1, whole genome shotgun sequence nucleotide sequence ATGAGTGGAAGGTAAGAATGCTCTGACTCAGGAGGCACAGTTGAGAAAGCCAGGAGGTAACTGTAGGAGATGTGGGGTCAAGGAagggttttatttctgtttttttggatGGGAGATGCTTAAATGCCGAGAAAACCAGGGAGAATGGAGGTTGAAGAAACAGGAGAGAGTAAGGAAGTGGAGAGAGAGGGTATCTGAGCACTCGGGGCGTTGGGAGGGAGAGATTAGAGTGTTGGCAGGAGCAGGCTCACCCCTTTCACTGGAGGGGTCCTGTGCGGATACAGGTTGGTCTGTAGGTCTGGTGGCTGTTGATGGGAGCGCATTCTTCTCAATTAGCGCCTACTTTCTTGGAGAGGTAAGTTGGAAACAAGATGGAACTGGCTAGAAGGTTCAAGGAGAGTGAAGAAAGTTGAGAAGGCTGTCACCACAAGCACACATAGGCTGGATCCAGGTGGAAGGGGACATAGGAAACAACTGGCAGTGGGAGAAGTTCACAGGGTCAGGTCTGGAGGTCACCTGTTGATCTGTTGGCCAGACTTAGGCGGATGTTGAGGGAGGAGCAAGGTGAGAGGGCTGGGAGCTGAGGTTGGAGAGGGGATGACTAGCACCTGCCTcgccctttcctccttccctcctgttctAGTATGTATCCTGTCCCTTTTCTGTCAAAGTTGGAGCCTCCACCTGAGCTCTGCACCTCATTCCCTCTGGCCTTTTGGGGACCTTGACCTTCTTTCTCCTCTACTGGATTCATCTTGCCGCTTTTAAATATTCCCGTCTCTCttattgtaaaatgaaaaaaaagtttttttttttttttttttttttttgcttgaatgTTCCCATTCTCTTGCAGCTAATACcctttccttttctattcttCTTGGAGCCACCATTTCCAACCAGTTGTCTACACTTGCTGTCTCTATTTGCTTGGACCTCACTGTCCCCTCACTTCACTGGGACCTGGTCTCTGTACCCTGTTCTCTACAGATGGTACTCCTGCCATGAGCACCAATGACCATCTTTTTAATCTAATGAAAACTTTTCAGTCTTTATCTGCTTTGACTCATGATGAGTGTTTGGCCCTGATGATCACTTTCTCCTCCTTCTAGAACTTCTCTAGAAACTTCTAGAAGTTCTAGAAACATCTATTGGCTTCTGTGACATCAAATTCCTTCTCTGTGACATTGTATTCCCTTGGCTTCTATGGTATTGGCTTACCCCACAGTCCCACTCCATTTGGCCTTTAAGCCTCCATCCTTGGGAATCTTATATTCTCCCCTAAACAGTCTCTGTACAGTATTAGCCACTTTCAAGGCTAAGTTACCACTTAGCCATCAAGGCCCAgatataagataaaaaaaaacacctggacatagattcagagaaaactctaactcaagaAGATACATGCTTCCAATGTTCATATAAGcgctatttataatagccaagatgtggaacaacctaaatgtccatcaacagatgatgaataaagatgtgttttttatatatatatatatatatgatggaatattacttggccataaaaatgaatgaaataatgccatttgcagcaacatggagggacctagagattatcatattaagtcacacagagaaagacaagtatcatatgatatcacttacatatgaaatcttaagaaaaagatacaaatgaatttatttataaactggaaatagactcacagacagaaaacaaactatggttaccaaagggggaaggggttgtggggagagataaattaggagtttgggattaacatatgcacactactatacataaaatagataaacaacaaggacctactgtataccatagggaactatgttcattatcttgtaaaaacctataatggaaaggaatctgaaaaagaatatatgtatatgtataactgaatcactttgctgtacacctgaaactaacacattgtaaatcaactttatttcaattgaaaaaaaaaacccaaacaaaaacaaaaaacaacccccatgaaaaccaaataaaaatcaACCCCTATACACCCAGTGAGGAGACTCTCCAAAAAGTTTGGGGGCTAATTTGAATACATAAACTTTTAGTGTGGCTGAAATAATAATGTACTTTATTAACTTAGTTTGCTGTACATTTGGAAAATCACATATTATATAAAACATTGTAGTaagatgtattatttttttctcccctcttatTTCATTTAAACTTTTAACAATTTTCTTTAACACTTGGGTCAGTATCATTAGAATTTTGTTTGTTATCATTAACCTTTTGTAGAACACACGAACTTTATTTTTGCCCAAGTCATTTGTGACATAGTGCTTTTTGGATCTGTGTATGATGCTGGAAACTTTATTCTCTGCCACAAAAGCCTGATTGCATAATATTAGGTTGCATAAACGTAAAAGTAAAATCACCTGGTAGGTGTGTATTTGTCGTCTCCACAACACTCCTTTATTGttcttaaagtgattttttttttagaagagcttgcttaaaaagacaaatactcccAATTATAAGAACATAGCCCCAGGAATGATGATTGGATCTGTGTGAAATGTCTttgcctccatttttttctgattctcccAAGCAATCTCTATGCATATCCAAAACTTCATTGACTAATGTTATTTCAGGCTAAAGAATTTTCCCCAAAGAGCATTTTGTTGTTCAAAAAGTGATAATTGTGAGCGTGCCCCTTAATGTGGGAGACTTTGTGAGGACTGGAATATAAGACAAATCCTTCCTACCTGAGGGATAATTTTGGAGCAAAATCTTATCTCACATTCAGGTGTTTTGCTGACAACTCCCAAATTGGTATCTTCTGACCAGTGCTTTCCCACTTATATCCAACAACTAGACAACTCCACCTGGATGCCAATCACTCAGTCAGTTGATGCGTTatttttgagtacctactatgtgtcaagcactgtttCAGGTGCTGGTGGATAAAGGGGTGAACACGACAGAGGCCCTGTTCTCAAGGAGCTCATCCTAGTGAGATGACACAGAGAATAAACATGTGAACACATAAGAAAATTTCATATACTAGTAAATGCCATGAAGAAGATAAAATGGGGTCATGTAGTGGAGGGGGACCatgtgtggagtgtgtgtgtttcattgggggagggagtggggagcaggTCAGAAAGAAGATCCATCTGGAGGAGAGGATGTCTGATATGAGGTGAGAATGCCAAACAGACAGTCTCGTGAAGCTCTGGGGCAAAGCGTTTTCAGCAGAAGCCAGGGCGAAGACTCCGAGATGGGGGAAGGCCACTGTGGGTGGGGCACGTGACAAGGCTTGAGCTTAGGGAGATGAGCTTGGAGAGGTAGCCAGGGCCCCACCAAGTAGGGTCTTGTAGTCCACGGCATagagtttgtttattttcatttttatagccaCAGTGAGAAGCCACttggagggttttaagcaagGGAGTGACTTGGCCTGGCTTACATGATAGAAAGATCGCTCCACATGGAGGAGGAATTGCAGAGGAGCAAGAGTGGGGACAGGGAGCCAGCAGCTGCTTGTGTCCAGTGTTCAGTGAGGTGGCTTGGCCTGGGCACTTGGAGGTGGTGGGAAGGAAATGGATTTTGAACATATTCTGAAATTATATCCAATGGGACTCGCTAATAGTGTGGATGTGATTATGAGGAAAGAGACACCTAGGTTTTTGAATTGTACAGTTGGGTGGATAGGAATGTCATCTTCCAAGATGAGGAAGACCAGAAGAGAACAtatatctgctttttaaaaaatttttaaattttttattgacgtgtagttgatttacaatgttagtttcatgtgtacagcaaagtgattcagttatacatatatacatacatatatatatatattctcttttcagattcttttccattactgctcattataagaaattgaatatatttccctgtgctatacagtaggtccttgttgtttatctattttatgtatagtaatgtgtgtctattaatcccaaactcctaatctatcctttccccgccccctttccccctggtaaccgcagtttgttttctatttgagtCTAATAAATCTGTTCTTTGTTGGGGGGGTTAGGAGTTCTATTTTGGATGACCAATAGGAAGTTGGATGCGTGACTCTAACTCATGGGAGTTAGAGTGGTTAGGTCTGAACATATAAATGTGAGAGCCATCAGTTTATAGATGATTTTATAGATGGTTCTGATCACAGAGGGGAAATGTATATAGAGGAGAAAAGAGGGTGGAGAACTGGGCCCTGGAGCATCCTGCACTTAGAGGTCAGCAAGAGGAAGAAGAATCAATGGAGACCCAAAAAGACTCATCAGTGAGAGAGGAGGAAGCCAGGAAAGGGTACTGCCTGGAAGCCAAGGGAAGATGGTGTTTAAGGAGGGAGCTCTCAATGGCCAGATGTTGCTGAGGGAGTAAGATGAGGATGAAGGACTGACCATTGGATTTGGGAATTTGTTGGCCATTCATGACCTTGACAAAGGGCAGCCCTGACTGGAGTGGTTAAAGTGTGACGAAGTGGAGATACCAAGTGTAGACAATTTTCAaaggattttgatttttttgtaaaCAGGATAGTAGCTGGAGAAGGATATGGTATCAAGAGGGaatttagaaaaagagagagaggggaacaTTATTGGATGTTTACAGAAAGGGAATTACAAGAACAGGGGAACATAGTCTAGAGTAGGTGAGAGGTGATGGGGTCCAGTGCCCTAGTACAGGGTGTACCAGGAGCAGGAACACGCTTCATCCACGTTGCAGGGGAGAAGGCAGAGTGAAGGGGCACTCATGCCAGGAGGTCTGCAGACTTGGTGGTGGGGGGTAAGTTAGCGTTTGCCTGCTGCTTCTATGCACAGTGGCATACGATGCCCGGCTATCAGCTAGAATGGGGATTAGGAAAATGGGGACTGGAGGTTTGGGGAAAGAGGAGAAGGTATGATATTGTCCTCTTAGAGAATAGGGTCAAAGTTTTAGGAAAATGTAGAATTTCTTAGAGATGCAGAGTGCCTACTTGAGCTTTGTGGCCAGAATTTTCAAGTGAAACCAGCCAGGCCAGCTCTATTATTCCCCAGGTGTTCTGGAACAGGTGCCACATGGAGAGCTGGGTTTAATTGGAGGTAGGATCCTGCCTGGTGGCTGCCTAGAGAAGCACAGAAAGGCAAGGGAATGGAAGATAACTAGGAGTCGGCGATGATCTGGTGGCCCCTGGAGTCtaagctggggaaggaggggagggaggatgtgaAGAGGGTGACAGACATTGACATAGTGGTGGGTCAATAGAAGGGGCAGAAGGATTGCTGGAGTGGGAATGAGAGACAGTGAACTACACAGATAGGCGCTGGTGCAGCTCTTGGTACAGACGAGGTCTAGGGTGTGAGCACGCAGCAGGGTGGAGGAAAAGATTGTTGGACACGAGGAAATCCAGAAACGGAGAGGTCAAGGTGTTGGGTGTAAAGTTACCAAGAACGATAATAAGCATCTTGGCAGTGAGAAAGACAGCGAGCCAGAGGCTGAGAGGGCATGCGAATGGAATGGGATAACCAGGGTTTCTTATCTGTATCTCCAAGTCAGCATGTCTGAAACTGAAGTTATCAGTGCTTCCCTCAAACCTGCTCCTCCACTCAGTAAACGGCCCCGCCACCCAGAAACCTGTGTGTCTCTGATTCCTCTCACTGCTTGATCCCCACACCCAACCAAATCACCCCATCATTTTGACTCTGTCTTGTAAGCATTTCTGAAATCTAGCTACTTCTTTCTATCTCCACCGTGTACGCCCTACTTTAGGCCACTATTGTTTCTTACTTGGCCTGTTGTCTCAGGCTCTAAACAGCCCTGCCTCGGCCCCCTCCCCACATTGTGACCAGACACTGTAAATTAGATCATGTCACTTCTGGTCGAAGCCTCTCCAGTGACTTTTCATTGTCCTTAGGGTAAAGTTCAGAACCATTAACAGAGTTCTTGAGGAAGCACTGCAccacccagcccctgcctgctTCAGCCTGGCTTCCACCCTCCTGGGTCCCTTCCAGTCCTTGCATTAGGTTTGGTCTCCCTCTCAGGCCTTTCATgtgctccttcctctgcctggaatcccctcccctctttctctaGGTGTCAGCTTCAGAAGTCCCAGGGAACCTTTCCCTGGGTGCCTGCGTGTTAGCTCCCCCGCACCTGCCAGCAGTAACCCCCGCCTCCCCAGCACCCCATGAGTTCAGTAGCTGTCCATTCATAGCATGTGGCTCCATGTACGAGGTCAGGGACTGTGCCTGATTCTTCCCAGATGAATCCGCAGCACCTGGCACGGGGCTTGTCATCTAAAAGTGAACCATTTGTTAATGTGAATTGAATGGAAGATTCTAGAGGTGGAGCAGTTCTGGGTGAAGACAAGGTCCAGGGTGTGGTCCTGTGAGTGGGTAGCTAAATGGAGGAGGAGGCCACAGGAGACGAGGATGGCAGGGAGTAAAGAGGACAGAGTGACACACAGGTGGTCCCTGAGGCTCTGGGCCACGAGAGAAGACCAGAAAGACCAAGAGTCACGTGCTCAAGTCTTTAATGAATGAGGAGAAGCAGGTGGAGcagtgggggtgggcagagggcggAAGAGAAAGATGCAGGCACCTCAGCTAAGGGAATAGTTTTCAAGAAGGTGGTGGAAGGTCAGAGGGTGGTGGTCTCAGGCTGGTCAGATGTGCTTTTGGTCTCTACCTGGCTCAGTGGCTCAGGACTGGAGACCTCTTGGACCACCACCCATGGAGAGGGCATGGGAGTAGTCAAGGTCTGGGATGCTCTGGCCATTTGTTGGACCCAGCAGCAGCCCCTGGACTGGGGAATCTGGAATCTCAGAAGGAGTTGACTAGGGCTGGTCTGCTGGGCTGCATGTGGGGGCTACCTTGGTTTGAGCAATGCGGGGCCATCTGGTTCAGAACTGGTTGAGAGGACCATCCTCTGGTCTGGATTGGCGGTGGGGGCTGCCTTGTTTCCTGGGAAGTTCAGTGGATGGTTTTGGTGCCCTGCCTGTACCTCCTTTTCTGGGGGACACACACTCATGGCTTATAGCTGCCCCTGGAGAATTGACCCTGACTGAGTGGGAGCCGCCTACCCCTCCTACCAGCCCTCCTGCCCTTGGGGCGGCCTGAAACCAATGACTGATTGCTACAGGAGTTCCAAAGCCTGATGCCCTTTCCTCCAAGGGGGACAGCTCTGTGGTGGGATTTATGATTCAGAGGCTGCTTACCCCACCCGTGGGGATCAGGCCATGGCTGAGTTTCCCTGAACTCATTCGCTGCTCAGCTCggcccactccccaccctgctTCCCTTGTTCCTTccttcacaggcacacaaattcCTGCCACTGGCTCTGCTCAGGGGAACCCTGGCCTAAGAAGGGGTGAGTCTCTGGTCTTGTCCCATAATCAGGGGTGGGCATGGAGGCTCTCCTTGAACCATGGGGCACACAGCCTCAGCAGATTCAACCCCTCCCTGTGGGCCAGGAAGTTCCCCTCCCTTCTCTAGGCCAAAGTTTCCTCACCCATAAAAGAAACCTTTAGTCTGGACTTAGTGAAAACAAcatcaaaacacacaaacaagaaATCACTACGCTGAACTCCTGCTAGGTGTGGTGGAAGACGCTGAACTCCTGGGCTAGGTGTGGTGGAAGATTCAGATTCAGATCAACCAGACACAGTCCCTCCTGTCAGGCAGCTCAGAGTCCGTTTACtcatttcacaaacatttattgaaggcAACTGAGGACCTGGATGACTCAGCATCCCGTGCGTGAAGGGCTCATAGACTGGTGGGGAGAACAGACCACTCCAATCTGGGAAGAAGGGCAGAGGCACAGGCGAGGCTGGCGCAGGGAGAAGGCAGTTAAGGCTGTCCCTGGGGTTCAAGGAAGGGTcccaaaggagggagggagggcatttcgggcagagagaacagcatgtCTGAAGGCTTGAGGCAGGACCTAGTGTGATGTGTCTGGTTGGGGAGCCACAAGCCCTTTGGTATTATTGGTGGTacaaggagggaggaggcagggggtgcGGCTGGGAACGTCAGTGGGGTTGGATGGAGGGCAATGGTGATGACAGTGGCGGTGAGGGGATTTTCAAAGCAGGAGgaatgacatgatcagatttgtatCTAGAAAAAACACTGTCCCTGTAGTGGAGGGCAGATGGGAGAGGCCCAGTGGGAGGgtgtggggtgggagaggaggggcagacTCGGGAAACATTTAGGGGTTGAAAATAGTGGGATTTGGTGCTGCAGTGGGATGTAAGGCATGAGGGGctaggagctggggaggggacgAGGATGTCAGGCCAGCTCCTGGCTTGGATGCCTGAGTGGATGGTAGTGTTATTcatggggtggggagtggtgaTCTTTGGGGAGGGCAGGTTTGAGGAAAGATGACACAGTCAGTTTGGGGGTTGCAGAGTGGGAGATGTCTGGGGGTCTCCCAGAAAGCTGTCCCATGAGCTGTTGGTATGGGGCTCTGGGACCAGAGGCAGGTCCAGGCTGGAGCTGTGGGTTTGGAAGTTGTCAAGTGAGTGGTGAGGGAGGATGAGAGGAGGTAAGGAGGAGGTAAGTTGCTCAAACTTGAGGATCTATGAGGGATCATTTAGCTTGGATGCTCTCAGTGGGTTCCTGGCCTGTGGGGATGTGCCTCCTAGACACGCTGGCAGACTCTGCATCCAAGACTTGCTCTTGGCACCATCTCACCCACCTAGAGGACTCACCTCTGGGGACCTGTGCTGGGCAGGGTTAGGGGGGCCGGAATGTGGAGCCACATGCACTCATCTGAGGGACACTCGCTGAGAACCGACTCATGCTAGGCACAGGGGCTCCGAGGGTACCTTCCCTCCTGCCTTGGTTGTAGAGTCCAGAGACCCCTGGAGCAGCCTCTGGGCTTCCCAGCACATCCTGGGGGCACATTCTGTGGGTGGTGTGTgtggggtgagtgtgtgtgtgtgatgggtaAACCTGCACCTGAGGTTCCAGGGTTCAAATGCCCACTGAGTCTTGACCTCCTCTCCAAAGTCCATCATGAATCTCCCTGCTTTCCTACCCATCACTCCTCCCCTGGTCTGCAAAGTACAAAGAAAATCATATTTATTAAGGGTTTTGACACACCCTAATGCCATATACAAAATCCCTGCCAGCCATCAACCTCCCCTTCCCAGGGCTCAGGACCCAGAGACCGAACTGCCTCCCAGCATTGGCCCCTGTGAGGGCTTCCTGAGCTCCACAcccaccttcctcacctgccctGCTGCAGAAATGATGCCACTGCCCCGCTGTGGTCTTAGGGAGCAGGCCCAGGCTCTGGTGGTCTTAGCCGCCGACCTCACCAGTTACGGGTACCCACCTGCATCTATCATGGTGGACCTGACCTTCATGAGGACAGAGTTCCCATCCTGGGGGTGCTCTCCCTGGGAAAGGGCATATGGTGGGCACGTATCAGGCAGGTGAGCCCGGCACCGGGACCGCCGGCGCCTGGGGCCGAGGGTCTTCAGGCACCTCTTGCCCACCAGGTAGGTGACCTCACTGAGGTTGAGTAGGATGCAGATAACAGCTGTGGCCACCATGAAGTAGGTGAAGACCTTCTTCTCTGTGGGTCGGGAGATGTAGCAGTCCACGGTGTGGGGGCATGGCGCCTCGGAGCAGGCCACCACGCGGGGCATGTCATAGTCCTGGTAGAGGCGGTGGAAGATGTAGAGGAAGCCGGAGTCGACGGCAGCCTTGAAGATGAGGCTCAGCAGGTATGTCCACCAGAGCCCGCCCCGCTTCTTGTTGGGGTTGTCATACAGGGACGGGGCATCGGGCCCATGTTTCCGGCGGTGCTTCCGCTCACGCTCATGGCGGTAGGCCACATGCATGACCACGAGCAGCGAGGGGCATGTGACCAGGATGAGCTGTAGGGCCCAGAGGCGCACGTGGGACACGGGGAAGAACTCATCGTAGCAGACGTTGGGGCAGCCTGGCTGCTTGGTGTTGCAGACAAAGTCCTTCTGCTCATCGTCCCACACCTCCTCGGCCGCCACCACGTACACCAGCACACGGAAGATGAAGACCACGGACAGCCAGATGCGACCCAGTGCCGTGGAGTACTTGTTGACCCCGCTCAGGATGCCCTGCAGGAACGCCCAGTTCATGCTGGTTATGGCCTTGGCTCTTCACGTGCGTGATCTAAGCCTGTGCGCACCTGTGCGGGTCCTGGGGGCCACGAGGCCTCAGGGAACCTGGAAATGGGTGCCTTTAATTAAAGGTGTGATAGGCAAAGCCATTTCACAACCACTGTCATCATGTCCTCACTCGCAATGACTCGGTGGGGTAGGGACTACCATCCTCTCTGATTCACGGGGGAGTAAGCTAAGGCCCAGACAGGCACCCGCCCACGGCCCATGAGCTGGACTTGAACTTTCATCTTCTAGTTCCACAATCTGGGCATATTTTATTCTACAAGGTAATAGATAAACGTGAAGGATAATCATCCTGCATGGGTGTGCGGCTGATCTCATCGACCCCAACCTTCAGCCCTGCGGGTCACACAGCATCTGAAGAAACAGTAACAAAGTGCGGGTTGGATCCAGGGACGGACCACGCAGGAGGTGGGGATGTGTATCTTTTTCCCTCAACTTCCTCCAACTTTTATTGAGCCAGGCCCTGTACCTTGTGGAGTATTATGCACCCTCATTCTTCTCTCTGGCTCCAGGATGTCCCTCACCCTGACGTTCCCTTCCAAATGAAACAGGTTCTTTGGAACAACGGTGGCTTGGTATCATCCTGCCACCTCCTGCGTTGGTGCCAGGCCTGAGGGCTGCCTGTCCTGACCACAGTAGGTTCCTCTGGAATTCCAACCATTCCAGCCTTAAGGAGGGACTTGGGAACAGACAGAGGCAAGATTCTGGCACAGTCCTCCCCCCACCATTTACCTTTTCTTTCCGGGACCCCCCAACCCCCTTATGTCTTTGCTCAGTGGCTGTTCGCTGCCCACATCAGCTCTCGTTTCATTCAGGCCGTGTCCTGCCTGCACCATCCTCCACACCCCTTATCTGGAGTGCCATCTTGTTCCATCTGTggccccggcccctcccctgtccctgaCTCAGATCTCAGCATCCTCAGACCTTGTGCCTCTGGCACATTTTCTGAGCACCCTTCTCCATCTTTCCTGGCAGAGTGCCTCACTGGTACACAAATGGTCTGTTTACCAGTTTTCGGTACCAGGCTGTCAGCTTCTGGAGGGCAGCCTCTATACCTCATTCGTCTCTGATTCCCCAGGACTCAGCACCAAGCCTGGCCCCATGAACACGCAGTAGATGTTTGCCGAACCTGCTGGAAACACCACTTCTTCCTGACCCTTCCTCTTCCTTATCTCCTCTCTAGACTTCTGTCCTTCCTTTGGTCTGGCAGGACATCCCTTCCCCTCCTTGGGGCTTCCCTGGGTTTCCCCAGAGATCCTGTgtcccctctgctcctccctgaAGCCGGGCCCACAGCCTGAGGTCCCCTGGGGGTCCTCAGCCCATCTgatccctgcctcccagcccagtcTCCTGCCCGACGTGGCCCTCACCTTTCTTGAGTGTAGCAGCCACTCTCCTGTCTGTGGGCTA carries:
- the GJB4 gene encoding gap junction beta-4 protein, which translates into the protein MNWAFLQGILSGVNKYSTALGRIWLSVVFIFRVLVYVVAAEEVWDDEQKDFVCNTKQPGCPNVCYDEFFPVSHVRLWALQLILVTCPSLLVVMHVAYRHERERKHRRKHGPDAPSLYDNPNKKRGGLWWTYLLSLIFKAAVDSGFLYIFHRLYQDYDMPRVVACSEAPCPHTVDCYISRPTEKKVFTYFMVATAVICILLNLSEVTYLVGKRCLKTLGPRRRRSRCRAHLPDTCPPYALSQGEHPQDGNSVLMKVRSTMIDAGGYP